One window from the genome of Hippocampus zosterae strain Florida chromosome 7, ASM2543408v3, whole genome shotgun sequence encodes:
- the LOC127605073 gene encoding forkhead box protein H1-like → MSTSSNKFRGQLPPGLGGVRHKVLRSSTTYLARIAIILQDAPDKMLTFVQLMDRMGPLVREDKKSIENNVRVCLSTNKCFVKIPLVPDCLGSKRNFWKLDLSHITTKMVRRHFQDILDFFPELSGRSKDGTWSAAPPLPLPPPPPPPPPSVQISCEVKFSGPFSIESLLKRDSPAPARISPLVNVPVQSDYPRLYHSTPVDQKRCFSGDEEGLLSGHYHSSVSCPAGGAAHHKTSKQFCTGPSFPTYAVTPFNQSYNPFPTYDPHRFFF, encoded by the exons ATGTCCACCTCCAGCAACAAGTTCCGAGGTCAGCTTCCACCTGGCCTGGGCGGCGTGCGCCACAAAGTCCTCCGGAGCAGCACCACCTATCTGGCCCGGATCGCCATCATCCTCCAGGACGCCCCGGATAAAATGCTCACATTTGTGCAG CTAATGGACAGGATGGGCCCGCTGGTCCGAGAGGACAAGAAGTCCATCGAGAACAACGTCAGAGTATGTTTGTCCACCAACAAGTGCTTTGTCAAG ATTCCTTTGGTTCCCGACTGCCTGGGCAGCAAGCGCAACTTCTGGAAGCTGGACCTGAGTCACATCACCACCAAAATGGTGCGCCGTCACTTTCAGGACATTCTGGATTTCTTCCCTGAGCTGAGCGGCCGCAGTAAGGACGGCACGTGGAGCGCAGCACCGCCGCTGCCgttaccaccaccaccgccgccgccgccgccatctgtcCAGATAAGCTGCGAGGTCAAGTTCAGCGGGCCTTTCTCCATCGAGTCCCTGCTGAAACGGGACAGCCCTGCCCCCGCCAGAATCTCGCCGCTCGTCAACGTGCCCGTACAAAGCGACTATCCTCGTCTTTATCATTCTACGCCGGTGGACCAGAAGCGCTGCTTCAGCGGGGATGAGGAAGGTCTCCTGTCCGGGCACTACCACAGTTCCGTGtcatgtccagcaggtggcgccgCCCACCACAAAACGAGCAAGCAGTTCTGCACCGGACCCTCATTCCCCACTTACGCAGTCACCCCCTTTAACCAATCATACAACCCGTTCCCTACTTATGATCCA